A genomic segment from Chanos chanos chromosome 2, fChaCha1.1, whole genome shotgun sequence encodes:
- the LOC115804920 gene encoding protocadherin alpha-3-like translates to MEGRRRRTRQYCWIALLISLLLCCEEQVSAQIRYSVPEEVKEGSVVGNIAKDLGLDVSTLAERRFRIVSGSKDALFQVNQGNGVLYVNKKIDREDLCDGNSACLVNLKIVVENPLEIHYIDIEILDINDHYPSFMDKELIFEIAESTIPGEAFQLQPARDPDYGMNSVRSYKLSQTEYFDLELRDNGGEKKIPVLKLRKALDRERHNTHILTLTAIDGGNPPRSGSINISISVLDDNDNRPQFSQELYSVSIDENAPEGTLVLTVNATDLDEGQNGDVIYAFAKNLERQVYDTFNLDKIKGEIRVNGKVDFEITDIYRAAVTASDKGTPPKTTTCRVVIKVVDINDNKPEIDVTSLSDVVPENSKPGTVISLISLTDKDSGVNGKVLCSISDNAPFELKPSFKENMYSLVTKEPLDRELVAHYDITITATDLGQPPLTTSKKLSVMLSDVNDNSPEFSQNPLELYLVENNSAGGSVFSVSASDKDLDENAVITYHIIRGDGTENDMTSFLNINSENGQIYALKSFDFESIKTFSFQVVATDSGIPSLSSNLTLKVFILDENDNAPVILSPVSVNGSAETVEEIPRNVNAGHLVTKFRAYDADIGYNGWLLFSLQEITDHSLFGLDRYTGQLRTLRPFTETDEAEHKVIILVKDNGNVSLSATVTLVIKAVEPKEAFAASDVKSVVKDEEEHNITFHLIITLGSVSALFLVSVITLIVMQCSKPTDYSSKYLQDTNYDGTLCHSIQYRSGDKRYMLVGPRMSIGSTLGPGSNGNTLMVPDRRTRDSGESSADKRTTSVGNDDLN, encoded by the coding sequence TGGGACTTGATGTCAGTACTTTGGCAGAGAGACGGTTTCGTATCGTTTCTGGCTCCAAGGACGCTCTGTTTCAGGTAAACCAGGGCAATGGCGTTTTGTATGTGAATAAGAAAATCGATAGAGAGGACCTGTGTGACGGAAACAGTGCGTGTTTAGTTAACTTAAAAATCGTTGTTGAAAACCCGTTGGAAATACATTACATAGATATTGAAATTTTAGATATTAACGATCATTATCCCAGTTTTATGGATAAAGAGCTGATCTTTGAGATTGCTGAATCGACTATACCCGGAGAGGCGTTTCAGCTTCAGCCTGCACGTGATCCTGACTATGGCATGAATTCAGTTCGCTCTTACAAGTTAAGCCAAACGGAATATTTTGATCTTGAACTAAGAGACAAcggaggggaaaagaaaatcCCAGTTTTAAAATTGCGTAAAGCTTTAGATAGAGAACGTCACAATACACATATTTTAACTTTAACTGCCATCGACGGAGGAAATCCGCCAAGATCGGGGAGCATCAACATCAGCATATCGGTTCTAGATGACAATGACAACAGACCACAATTCAGCCAAGAACTTTATTCTGTTTCTATTGACGAAAATGCTCCGGAAGGAACCCTTGTCCTTACAGTTAATGCAACTGATTTGGATGAAGGACAAAACGGCGATGTGATATATGCCTTCGCCAAAAACCTTGAAAGACAAGTGTACGATACATTTAATCTTGATAAAATCAAGGGAGAAATCAGGGTCAACGGTAAGGTAGATTTTGAAATCACTGACATTTATAGAGCAGCAGTGACAGCGTCTGATAAAGGGACTCCTCCAAAAACTACAACTTGCAGAGTGGTCATAAAAGTGGTTGACATCAATGACAATAAACCAGAGATAGATGTTACTTCACTGTCTGATGTCGTTCCTGAGAATTCAAAGCCAGGAACCGTTATTTCTCTAATTAGTCTGACTGATAAAGACTCTGGTGTAAATGGTAAAGTTTTATGTAGTATTTCGGACAACGCACCTTTTGAACTAAAACcttcttttaaagaaaacatgtattcTCTCGTCACCAAAGAGCCCTTAGACAGAGAACTTGTGgctcattatgacatcacaataacagCCACCGACTTGGGCCAGCCTCCTCTGACCACTTCTAAAAAACTGAGTGTAATGTTGTCAGATGTTAATGACAACAGCCCAGAGTTTTCTCAAAATCCACTTGAGCTTTATTTAGTTGAAAACAACTCCGCAGGtggttctgtgttttctgtcagcGCCTCTGACAAAGACTTGGACGAGAATGCTGTGATCACTTATCATATTATTAGAGGGGACGGAACAGAAAATGATATGACATCTTTCCTCAATATTAATTCCGAAAATGGACAAATATATGCTTTAAAAAGCTTCGACTTCGAAAGTATTAAGACTTTCAGCTTCCAAGTAGTTGCTACAGACTCTGGTATTCCATCGCTGAGCAGCAATCTAACACTAAAAGTGTTTATTCTGGATGAGAACGACAATGCCCCGGTGATCTTGTCCCCAGTCAGCGTTAACGGTTCTGCTGAAACAGTGGAGGAGATTCCCCGAAATGTGAACGCAGGCCATTTGGTGACTAAGTTCAGAGCGTATGACGCTGATATTGGATACAACGGCTGGTTGTTATTTTCACTGCAGGAAATTACTGACCACAGTCTATTTGGTTTGGACCGTTACACAGGACAGTTAAGGACCCTTCGTCCATTCACAGAAACAGATGAGGCTGAGCATAAAGTGATCATACTTGTCAAAGACAATGGGAACGTTTCACTTTCAGCAACAGTGACTTTGGTTATCAAGGCTGTGGAGCCTAAAGAGGCTTTTGCGGCTTCTGATGTCAAAAGCGTAGTAAAAGACGAGGAGGAACACaacatcacatttcatttgatcATCACCTTGGGCTCAGTTTCAGCGCTCTTTCTCGTTAGTGTCATCACGCTGATTGTAATGCAGTGCTCCAAACCTACAGACTATTCCTCCAAGTACTTACAAGATACAAATTACGACGGGACACTGTGTCACAGCATCCAGTACAGATCGGGAGACAAACGTTATATGTTAGTTGGGCCCAGAATGAGTATCGGTTCTACTTTAGGCCCAGGCAGCAATGGGAATACCCTGATGGTACCAGATCGCAGGACAAGAGACTCCGGAGAG